The proteins below are encoded in one region of Scomber japonicus isolate fScoJap1 chromosome 2, fScoJap1.pri, whole genome shotgun sequence:
- the scpp1 gene encoding secretory calcium-binding phosphoprotein 1, whose translation MKGTIITFCLIGAIFANPISFNTVFESSELDANTTESMSISQSSENTSNDTSELQSSEENMSSQSSESESLESTESPESTSEDTTSEESNSQSDEKNSMDETRDNSMGSEENVRKSWVQVFASVIKVLSAEDNSTEVKGQSEENQLVDKPSDSSDTTSDSADTSNSNSVTTATSDSSESTSIESNETSEASDSSDLKHVKAQDCVNGTQSCESDEYFFQDIGDDAHYSVDNLMMPDEDDREFSLRR comes from the exons ATGAAGGGTACCATAATAACATTTTGTCTGATTGGGGCAATTTTTGCCAATCCA ATTTCATTTAATACCGTTTTTGAATCAAGTGAGCTTGATGCAAACACA ACTGAAAGTATGTCTATTTCACAATCATCTGAAAACACCTCAAATGACACCTCAGAGCTTCAG AGCTCTGAAGAAAATATGTCAAGTCAA AGTTCAGAGTCTGAATCACTAGAATCCACAGAGTCACCAGAGTCCACATCAGAGGACACA ACTTCTGAGGAGAGCAATAGTCAGTCAGATGAA AAAAACTCTATGGATGAAACCAGAGATAATAGCATGGGCAGTGAGGAGAATGTTCGTAAG AGTTGGGTTCAAGTGTTTGCAAGTGTCATCAAAGTCCTGAGTGCAGAGGACAACAgcacagaggtcaaaggtcagtcaGAAGAAAATCAACTGGTGGACAAGCCCAGTGACAGCAGTGACACCACCAGTGACAGTGCAGACACCAGTAATAGCAATAGTGTCACGACTGCCACCAGTGATAGCAGTGAAAGTACCAGCATTGAGAGCAACGAGACCAGTGAGGCCAGTGACAGCAGTGAT CTGAAGCACGTCAAAGCCCAAGACTGTGTGAATGGAACTCAGAGCTGTGAAAGTGATGAGTATTTCTTCCAGGATATAGGAGATGACGCCCATTACTCAGTGGACAACTTGATGATGCCAGATGAGGATGACCGAGAGTTCAGCCTCAGGAGATGA